From the genome of Denticeps clupeoides chromosome 17, fDenClu1.1, whole genome shotgun sequence:
tGGTTTCTTTGCCTatacttgcattttccattgaaAACAGCAATCAGAGGTTTGTACTTCATCAGCTTCTCAACCAGAATCTTTCCTCCTTCCCTTAATTCTTTGCTATGAGAAGAGAAAGAAACCAGACATGATTATGTGAAAGCACTGTGTTCAtcttacataaatatatttaatttaaatgtattactaATTTAGAATCACTGTTGCAGGACTGCTTTCTAATAAAATCCTCTGCTGACCAAATTTAATGTAGTCATGTAGGAAGTACCTGATTTTACTGAAATTGGACCCCTGGTCAGGCAGATCAACAGTGAGTTTAAAATTTAGACTCACCCAGTGCAATCTTtatgaggcttttttttttttatgagtttcCAATAGTTCACAGAATCAAACACATGagtaagtaataaaaaaaaaatacctgctCAGATCTTTGCTTCCTGGTGTTGCCCTTGCCACCATGTTGGTGAAACCAATGCCATACTTTTCAGGCAACGTCGTATCATGCATGTGATTGAGCTGCTCATTTGTGAAGCCAGACAAAAACAGGCACTTCCCTAAAaaggaaaacatgtttttaatgaagcaTTCAACTAATGTACAGCAATTCTCAAATCACactgtttattttatatgttttttaaaaaataaactgtacatTAACTTACAAAAATGATTTCCAGGACCAGGAAACCACCTTCCGATGTAGGCAGCCATAAGCCCAGGATTGATACCAATCTTGAAGAGGGGGGGaaaggaaaaaggagaaaaaaaaaaaaaaaaaaaaaaaaaaaaaaaaaaagcaaaatcaaAGCAATGCACACCCCTCCTCGTTTTAAATATTGATGAGTTAAGTACTAACTGTTGTTGCCAAATAATACTAACATATCATAAAACCATATCATAAAAACAAGGTTCAACATCtgtttaaaattataaaaattgtaCTGTACAACTGTCAATATCAAActataaaacagcaaaaataaagGCCATTAGTTAAATCATGCCATTGTGTAAAGAGCAACATGACTTACGATAACATAGTCCAGATTGTTCGAAAGGATGTCTGGCAGGGTTTTAGTCATCACTTCCTCCTCAGTCATTCCTTTGAAGCGGTCTATCTTCCTCTTCACCTTTTTGAAGGTCTCATCTATCTTCTCCTGTTTGCCATCTGCTCCCTCTGCTCCCTTGGCACCTTTAGCACCCTTAGCACCCTTAGCAGCCTTTGCATTCTTAGGCTCCTTGGGCTCCTTGGCCTTTTTGGGTTTAGGCCCTGGTTTGGCCTTGGGCTCCTTGCTGGCTGGTCGTCCTCTCTTTCCTTTTGCAGGGGCTTATGGGAGGAATTCAAACAAAATTAACTGAGCTGAGCAATATGACCGGGATGATAGTACATCAAGAGTGTAAATTACAGTGTGTTTAAACATACTGTATAGTAGATTGAGCAGGAAAATCATATTACATAATACTTCAATATCAAAGAATGTACCAATattaccatttacagcatttatcagatgcccttatccagagtgacttacaatcagtattcacagggacagccccccccccggagcaatttaggattaagtgtcttgctcagggacacaatggtagtaagtgggatttgaacctgggccttctggaaGATTTTTGGGGACGTTTTAACAAGAACCAGGAAATCGCTGCTTAACTTactattgttgttattgttgttataattattattggtGGTATTGGTGGTACAGCTttgctggttcataggcgaccacactaggctactaccaccattaatGCACTATTCAAATATACCAGTGGCAAATAGATGACAAAATCTCAAGATGACAAaatttgagggtttttttttttcctctacttTTACTGTTTCCAGTACATGatacaaaacatattttataggTCAATCCCACAACAGGAAATGCTGGAATTAGAAGACACTTCATAATAGTACAGTAAGACATCATGATTGTATTGCAGACCTGCAATAAAGAACCAATACACTGATACTGTGTCCAACATATCTACAGTGGCAAGAAAAACATGTGAAACCTTTTGATTTCCATGGTTTTCTGCATGAATTTATCATAGACAAAGATCTGATCACATTTTAAGTGAAGAAAAAGCATCAAAATCATGATTTCTTGATTACAGAtcatctaaagtgaagtgattgtcacatgtgatacacaggagcacagcacacggtgcacacagtgaaatttgtcctctgcatttaacccatcaccctgagtgagcagtgggcagccatgaccggcgcccggggagcagtgtgtggggacggtgctttgctcagtggcacctcaatggtaccttggcggatcgggattcgaaccggcaaccttctgattacggggccgcttccttaaccgctaggccaccactggtcctGGTCATTAACTCGACGATTCACATACTATTACACTAGCAGTAGTGTTTATAGTTGTCCCCAATAAAGACATGAAGGACAATAATTTTTAGATTATTATTTTAGGCACATTATAATTGTCAATATCCTTGACTTATATGATCACATttgacaaatgtaaaaaaaaaaaaacatgaaattccaCAGGATTCACATTCTACAGTGGCAAGAAAACCCCTTGTATTTCTGGATTCTCTGCAAATCCCTAAAACAGAGTAGAAACTGGTAAATAGTGGTCGTCTGGCTGCATTTGTGTGAATGGGCgaatttttttacaatgacaacaGTACAGCCAAAAATGAGatatttcacacacatcacataaatGTTAAACACTAAGTCAGAATGAAAGCAGAACCTTGCTGAGGCACTGCAGGTTCCTGAAGAGGTGGCCCCGGGTTGGCAGCCATCTCCATCATAGGCCCGTCTTCTCTAGGAACCTCCATGTAGGGAGCAGCATTTGCCATGTGATGATGGTACTGAGCCTGCAGAGCCTGTAGATGCTGCTGGGCAGACTGAACCCTGTCCAAACAGGAAAAAACGGCACTCAAATGGGGAGcactcactgtgggactggctaaaagtggctgtaattctgcactacAGCTGAATTTCACagagagacttcagatatagtattaggggaccgcTAAGACCGACATAAAAAAAGGTCATAACATGGGACCTTTAATCTTCTTATTCTCGCAAACAGAACTAAATATTGTTAGTAGTAACACGACCCTAGGAGTGCGTTTGCCTACAGGCAGGAACACATCCATGTTAGATTCATTACCGCCAGTCAGTATTGGAGGGAATGCAAACTGTCCTGGCGCCACTCGGTGACAAAGCGGGGGGGAGGAACTCACCAGCGTTGCAGATATTCCGAAGGGGCAGGTACTGATCCGAAACTTCTCTCTTCCAtcttttttgggaggggggatTTTTAAATGAGTTAATGTTCATTGTAAATAGCGGGACTTCCTCCCGTCTGTTTAAGGTAGCGCGATTCTCTTGTCTGTGCAAGCGGCGCGGTCCCGAACTGCACCAGGCATCCGATCAACAAACCTCCGTTCCTTTCCTCTTCCTTTCACTTAAGCTAACCATAACCGCGTTTTAAAATTTACATGCgcataatatattatatataattacttTAATATTCAGGTGGATCTGGTTCATATTTTTCGTAATATCCCAAAGCTTGG
Proteins encoded in this window:
- the tdg.1 gene encoding thymine DNA glycosylase, tandem duplicate 1 isoform X1, producing the protein MEERSFGSVPAPSEYLQRWVQSAQQHLQALQAQYHHHMANAAPYMEVPREDGPMMEMAANPGPPLQEPAVPQQAPAKGKRGRPASKEPKAKPGPKPKKAKEPKEPKNAKAAKGAKGAKGAKGAEGADGKQEKIDETFKKVKRKIDRFKGMTEEEVMTKTLPDILSNNLDYVIIGINPGLMAAYIGRWFPGPGNHFWKCLFLSGFTNEQLNHMHDTTLPEKYGIGFTNMVARATPGSKDLSSKELREGGKILVEKLMKYKPLIAVFNGKCIYEMFCREIFGSKPKKLEFGLQPHRIPDCETALYLMPSSSARCAQFPRAQDKVHFYIKLRELRDSLKGVSRPKEIEELSYSFDLGLAKEDAKRMAIKEEQYDPGYEAAFGGAYGEAVPEAEQSNGHCTFSSPGQTENTSTSPPAVGQVPDGQWMTQTFDEQIPDISGSSHAQPGVGAV
- the tdg.1 gene encoding thymine DNA glycosylase, tandem duplicate 1 isoform X2 is translated as MANAAPYMEVPREDGPMMEMAANPGPPLQEPAVPQQAPAKGKRGRPASKEPKAKPGPKPKKAKEPKEPKNAKAAKGAKGAKGAKGAEGADGKQEKIDETFKKVKRKIDRFKGMTEEEVMTKTLPDILSNNLDYVIIGINPGLMAAYIGRWFPGPGNHFWKCLFLSGFTNEQLNHMHDTTLPEKYGIGFTNMVARATPGSKDLSSKELREGGKILVEKLMKYKPLIAVFNGKCIYEMFCREIFGSKPKKLEFGLQPHRIPDCETALYLMPSSSARCAQFPRAQDKVHFYIKLRELRDSLKGVSRPKEIEELSYSFDLGLAKEDAKRMAIKEEQYDPGYEAAFGGAYGEAVPEAEQSNGHCTFSSPGQTENTSTSPPAVGQVPDGQWMTQTFDEQIPDISGSSHAQPGVGAV